The Streptomyces sp. Mut1 genome window below encodes:
- a CDS encoding acyl-CoA dehydrogenase family protein has product MDFQLSDDQRALREGIAQLLAGRFGRDRMRAAHDGGGGVDRALWAELGAAGLFALRLPEAAGGVGLGLPESVLMFEELGRALLPGPLAATELAAGAVKGAARGEAVVAQTEAGQPVAHLADADALLVLAGDEAYVLAGGPLRRVLDGARPVRSADPGTPLWRPAALPAYAAEGEPVPGGGARLRREGALLTAAEQLGSAGRSLEEAVQHARDREQFGAPIGSFQAVKHLCAEMLVRTGTARAAVYAAAVTGDPAEIAGAKLLADEAAVRNARDCLQVQGGMGFTWEADVHLRLKRAWLRAGQWLAAADAEEELAAGLGRAEPVGAPRTHVTRHTPRLHAAE; this is encoded by the coding sequence ATGGACTTCCAGCTCTCGGACGACCAGCGGGCGCTGCGGGAGGGCATCGCCCAACTGCTGGCGGGCCGGTTCGGCCGGGACCGGATGCGGGCGGCGCACGACGGCGGCGGGGGCGTGGACCGGGCGCTGTGGGCGGAGCTGGGCGCGGCCGGGCTCTTCGCGCTGCGGCTGCCGGAGGCGGCGGGCGGGGTCGGCCTCGGCCTGCCGGAATCCGTACTTATGTTCGAAGAGCTGGGGCGGGCCCTGCTGCCGGGCCCACTGGCCGCCACCGAGCTGGCCGCAGGCGCGGTGAAGGGCGCCGCGCGGGGTGAGGCGGTGGTCGCGCAGACGGAGGCCGGGCAGCCGGTGGCGCACCTCGCGGACGCCGACGCGCTGCTCGTGCTGGCCGGCGACGAGGCGTACGTCCTGGCCGGCGGGCCGCTGCGACGCGTCCTGGACGGGGCCCGGCCGGTGCGCTCGGCCGACCCGGGCACGCCGCTGTGGCGGCCGGCCGCCCTGCCCGCGTACGCCGCCGAGGGCGAGCCCGTGCCCGGCGGCGGGGCACGGCTGCGCCGCGAGGGGGCCCTGCTGACCGCCGCCGAACAGCTCGGCAGCGCCGGACGCAGCCTGGAGGAGGCGGTTCAACACGCCCGTGACCGCGAACAGTTCGGCGCGCCCATCGGCTCCTTCCAGGCGGTCAAACACCTGTGCGCCGAGATGCTGGTCCGTACCGGAACGGCCCGCGCCGCGGTCTACGCGGCGGCCGTGACGGGCGACCCCGCGGAGATCGCCGGGGCCAAACTCCTCGCCGACGAGGCGGCCGTCCGCAACGCCCGCGACTGCCTCCAGGTGCAGGGGGGCATGGGCTTCACCTGGGAGGCAGACGTCCACCTGCGCCTCAAGCGGGCCTGGCTGCGGGCCGGGCAGTGGCTGGCGGCGGCGGACGCGGAGGAGGAGCTGGCCGCGGGTCTCGGCCGGGCGGAGCCGGTGGGTGCCCCGCGCACGCACGTGACGCGTCACACCCCTCGGCTTCACGCTGCGGAGTGA
- a CDS encoding ATP-binding protein yields MQVLQVQLEVGPDPAEVGRARRWARSRLAGSGVRDDEPLAETLILLISELVTNAVVHTGCPAVLRMLFGPTGAPGDAGTVRVEVADASCRPPQQRHARGEDTGGRGLELVDGLADRWGWQPEGAGKRIWCEVDRSIPVIQVQMQPGAHGVAQSTATGATGVPVAPVNGSGMAESRNA; encoded by the coding sequence GTGCAGGTGCTTCAGGTTCAGTTGGAGGTCGGGCCCGACCCCGCGGAGGTCGGACGGGCTCGCAGATGGGCGCGCTCGCGGCTCGCCGGGTCCGGCGTGCGGGACGACGAGCCACTCGCCGAGACGCTCATCCTGCTCATCTCGGAACTCGTGACGAACGCGGTGGTGCACACCGGCTGTCCGGCCGTGCTGCGCATGCTGTTCGGCCCGACGGGCGCCCCGGGGGACGCGGGGACCGTACGGGTCGAGGTGGCCGACGCCAGCTGCCGCCCGCCGCAGCAGCGGCACGCACGCGGTGAGGACACCGGCGGCCGGGGTCTGGAGCTGGTCGACGGTCTGGCCGACCGCTGGGGCTGGCAGCCGGAGGGCGCGGGCAAGCGCATCTGGTGCGAGGTCGACCGGAGCATCCCCGTCATCCAGGTCCAGATGCAGCCCGGCGCCCACGGCGTGGCTCAGAGCACGGCCACGGGCGCGACCGGGGTGCCCGTCGCCCCGGTGAACGGCTCGGGCATGGCCGAGAGCAGGAACGCGTAG
- a CDS encoding cyclase family protein yields MSLPDEFHDLAQRVNNWGRWGADDEIGTLNLITDEVVREAAATVRAGLRVPLALPLQQDGVQSGLVPGRINPLHTMVQINQELFGPGTVATSDDSAVLSLQTATHWDALTHASHSGRIYNGRPADTITAHEGARFSGIGTMPPVVSRGVLLDVARAHGVDRLPGGHAVTPEDLEAAEELAGVRVRAGDVVLVRTGQVRVYLAGDKNGYGYPSPGLSIRTPEWFRARDVAAVANDTLTFEIFPPEIEDLWLGVHALDLVEMGMPQGQNWNLEALSTACADRARYAFLLSAMPEPFTGATGTPVAPVAVL; encoded by the coding sequence ATGTCACTGCCGGACGAGTTCCACGACCTCGCCCAGCGCGTCAACAACTGGGGGCGCTGGGGCGCGGACGACGAGATCGGGACGCTCAACCTGATCACCGACGAGGTGGTCCGGGAGGCCGCCGCCACCGTCCGCGCGGGGCTGCGCGTACCGCTCGCGCTGCCGCTCCAGCAGGACGGGGTGCAGAGCGGCCTCGTACCGGGGCGGATCAATCCGCTGCACACGATGGTCCAGATCAACCAGGAGCTGTTCGGCCCCGGCACCGTCGCCACCAGCGACGACTCCGCCGTGCTGAGTCTCCAGACGGCCACCCACTGGGACGCCCTGACGCACGCCTCGCATTCGGGGCGGATCTACAACGGCCGCCCCGCCGACACGATCACCGCGCACGAGGGCGCCCGGTTCAGCGGGATCGGCACGATGCCGCCCGTCGTCTCGCGCGGGGTGCTCCTCGACGTGGCCCGCGCCCACGGCGTGGACCGGCTGCCCGGCGGCCACGCGGTCACGCCGGAGGACCTGGAGGCGGCGGAGGAACTGGCCGGGGTGCGGGTACGGGCCGGGGACGTCGTCCTCGTACGCACCGGGCAGGTGCGGGTGTACCTGGCCGGGGACAAGAACGGGTACGGCTACCCGTCACCGGGGCTCTCGATCCGTACACCGGAGTGGTTCCGGGCGCGCGACGTGGCGGCGGTCGCCAACGACACGCTGACCTTCGAGATCTTCCCGCCGGAGATCGAGGACCTCTGGCTGGGCGTGCACGCGCTGGACCTGGTCGAGATGGGCATGCCGCAGGGCCAGAACTGGAACCTGGAGGCACTGTCCACCGCCTGCGCCGACCGGGCGCGCTACGCGTTCCTGCTCTCGGCCATGCCCGAGCCGTTCACCGGGGCGACGGGCACCCCGGTCGCGCCCGTGGCCGTGCTCTGA
- a CDS encoding SDR family oxidoreductase, which yields MGNFLAGKVVAVTGAGRGIGRAVALAAAAEGAKVVVNDYGVPIEGGEPVSGIAESVVEEIGAAGGEAVAVADDISTMAGGQRVVDTALERYGRIDGVVCVAGILRERMLFNMSEAEWDPVVATHLKGTFTVFRAASAVMRKQEGAGTLIGFTSGNHQGSVAQANYSAAKGGIISLVRSAALGLHKYGVTANAVAPVARTRMSANVPMELKEIGEPEDVAALVVYLLSERARAERITGQVYTIAGPKIAVWAQPRELRAAYAEGGAWTPERIADFLPGTVGADPMPMLARLEEMAEAARAKSRPNA from the coding sequence ATGGGGAACTTCTTGGCAGGCAAGGTCGTCGCCGTGACCGGGGCGGGGCGCGGCATCGGCCGGGCCGTCGCGCTCGCGGCGGCGGCGGAGGGGGCGAAGGTCGTCGTCAACGACTACGGCGTCCCCATCGAGGGCGGCGAACCGGTGAGCGGGATAGCCGAGTCCGTCGTCGAGGAGATCGGGGCGGCGGGCGGCGAGGCGGTCGCCGTCGCCGACGACATCTCCACGATGGCCGGCGGGCAGCGGGTCGTGGACACCGCGCTCGAACGGTACGGACGGATCGACGGCGTCGTCTGCGTGGCCGGCATCCTGCGCGAACGGATGCTGTTCAACATGTCCGAGGCGGAGTGGGACCCGGTCGTCGCCACCCACCTCAAGGGCACCTTCACCGTCTTCCGGGCCGCGTCGGCGGTCATGCGCAAGCAGGAGGGCGCCGGCACGCTGATCGGCTTCACCAGCGGCAACCACCAGGGGAGCGTGGCCCAGGCGAACTACAGCGCGGCGAAGGGCGGCATCATCTCGCTCGTGCGCAGCGCGGCGCTCGGCCTCCACAAGTACGGTGTCACGGCGAACGCGGTCGCGCCCGTGGCGCGCACCCGGATGTCCGCCAACGTCCCCATGGAGCTGAAGGAGATCGGCGAGCCGGAGGACGTGGCGGCGCTCGTCGTCTACCTCCTCAGCGAGCGGGCCCGCGCCGAGAGGATCACCGGCCAGGTGTACACGATCGCGGGCCCCAAGATCGCGGTCTGGGCCCAGCCGAGGGAACTGCGCGCGGCGTACGCCGAGGGCGGCGCCTGGACCCCGGAACGCATCGCTGACTTCCTGCCGGGGACGGTGGGGGCGGACCCGATGCCGATGCTGGCGCGGCTGGAGGAGATGGCGGAGGCGGCGCGCGCGAAGTCCCGCCCCAACGCGTGA
- a CDS encoding Zn-dependent alcohol dehydrogenase yields the protein MRGIVFDGKRAQVVHDLEVRDPAPGEVRVAVAAAGICHSDLSVIDGTIPFPPPVVLGHEGAGIVDAVGPGVTHVVPGDHVALSTLANCGACAQCDRGRPTMCRKAIGRPGRPFTRGGEPLYQFASNSAFAEKTVVKAVQAVKIPEDLPLTSAALIGCGVLTGVGAVLNRAKVDHGESVLVIGTGGIGLNVIQGARIAGARCVVAVDSNPEKEAAARLFGATHFLTSADGVRDILPNGVDHAFECVGRTELIRTAIDLLDRHGQAVLLGVPAATAEASFLVSSMYLDKSILGCRYGSSRPQRDIALYADLYREGRLLLDELVTATYPVEEFAAAADDAHHGRVARGVLVF from the coding sequence ATGAGAGGCATCGTCTTTGACGGCAAGCGGGCCCAGGTCGTGCACGATCTGGAGGTTCGGGACCCCGCCCCCGGCGAGGTCCGGGTCGCGGTCGCCGCCGCAGGCATCTGTCACAGTGACCTGTCGGTGATCGACGGCACCATCCCGTTCCCGCCGCCCGTCGTCCTCGGCCACGAGGGCGCCGGCATCGTGGACGCGGTCGGCCCCGGCGTCACGCACGTCGTCCCCGGCGACCACGTCGCGCTGTCCACGCTCGCCAACTGCGGGGCCTGCGCGCAGTGCGACCGGGGGCGGCCCACGATGTGCCGGAAGGCGATCGGGCGGCCCGGCCGCCCGTTCACGCGGGGTGGCGAGCCGCTGTACCAGTTCGCGTCGAACTCCGCGTTCGCGGAGAAGACCGTGGTCAAGGCGGTGCAGGCGGTGAAGATCCCCGAGGACCTGCCGCTCACCTCGGCTGCCCTGATCGGCTGCGGGGTGCTGACGGGAGTCGGAGCCGTACTGAACAGGGCGAAGGTCGACCACGGTGAGAGCGTCCTCGTGATCGGGACGGGTGGGATCGGGCTCAACGTGATCCAGGGCGCGCGGATCGCCGGCGCGCGGTGCGTCGTCGCCGTCGACTCGAACCCGGAGAAGGAGGCGGCGGCCCGTCTGTTCGGCGCCACGCACTTCCTGACGTCGGCCGACGGGGTCAGGGACATCCTGCCGAACGGCGTCGACCACGCCTTCGAGTGCGTGGGCCGTACCGAGCTGATCCGGACCGCGATCGACCTGCTCGACCGGCACGGGCAGGCGGTCCTGCTGGGCGTACCGGCGGCGACGGCCGAGGCGTCGTTCCTGGTGTCCTCGATGTACCTGGACAAGTCGATCCTCGGCTGCCGCTACGGCTCGTCGCGCCCGCAGCGGGACATCGCCCTGTACGCGGACCTCTACCGGGAGGGCCGGCTGCTGCTCGATGAACTGGTCACCGCGACCTACCCGGTGGAGGAATTCGCCGCGGCGGCGGACGACGCGCACCACGGGCGGGTGGCCCGGGGGGTGCTGGTGTTCTGA
- a CDS encoding GlxA family transcriptional regulator, which translates to MPHRVVVLALDGLLPFELGIPQRIFGLARTDDPRGRDRGRKLYDVVTCSARPPGPVRTDADFTITVEHGPEALATADTVVVPASYELGPVHDEGRLTEELAAALAYVRPGTRMVSICTGSYVLAAAGYLDGRPATTHWSSADHFQQLFPAVRVDPDVLFIDDGDVLTSAGVAAGIDLCLHMVRRDHGTAVANDVARRTVVPPHRDGGQAQYIQRPVPDTQFATTTTARAWALGRLERPIQLRDMAQQESMSVRTFTRRFREEVGVSPVQWLTQQRVELARRLLESTDLSIDQVARDAGFGTPTSLRQHLQTALGVSPTVYRRTFRSTAGHRA; encoded by the coding sequence GTGCCGCACCGGGTCGTCGTCCTCGCCCTCGATGGGCTGCTCCCCTTCGAACTGGGCATCCCCCAGAGGATATTCGGGCTCGCCCGCACCGACGATCCCCGGGGCCGGGACCGGGGCCGGAAACTGTACGACGTCGTGACCTGCTCCGCGCGTCCGCCGGGACCGGTCCGCACCGACGCGGACTTCACGATCACCGTCGAGCACGGGCCGGAAGCCCTCGCCACCGCCGACACGGTCGTCGTCCCCGCCAGCTACGAGCTGGGACCCGTCCACGACGAGGGCCGGCTGACCGAGGAGCTGGCCGCCGCGCTGGCGTACGTCCGGCCGGGCACCCGGATGGTGTCCATCTGCACCGGCAGCTACGTCCTGGCCGCCGCCGGCTATCTCGACGGGCGCCCCGCCACCACGCACTGGTCCTCCGCCGACCACTTCCAGCAGCTCTTCCCCGCCGTCCGGGTCGACCCCGACGTCCTGTTCATCGACGACGGCGACGTCCTGACCTCCGCCGGGGTCGCCGCCGGGATCGACCTCTGCCTGCACATGGTGCGCCGCGACCACGGCACCGCCGTCGCCAACGACGTCGCCCGGCGCACGGTCGTACCGCCGCACCGCGACGGCGGCCAGGCGCAGTACATCCAGCGACCGGTCCCCGACACGCAGTTCGCCACGACGACCACCGCCCGCGCCTGGGCCCTGGGCCGGCTGGAACGCCCGATCCAGCTGCGGGACATGGCCCAGCAGGAGTCCATGAGCGTACGGACGTTCACCCGGCGCTTCCGCGAGGAGGTCGGCGTCAGCCCCGTGCAGTGGCTGACCCAGCAGCGGGTGGAACTGGCGCGCCGGCTCCTGGAGTCCACCGACCTGTCGATCGACCAGGTGGCCCGGGACGCCGGCTTCGGCACCCCCACGTCCCTGCGACAGCACCTCCAGACGGCGCTGGGGGTCTCGCCGACGGTCTACCGCCGCACGTTCCGCTCGACAGCCGGCCACCGGGCGTGA
- a CDS encoding MFS transporter has product MCIPTTDHKRTPGDPSPLASSLPFLPAEPPRLWNRNFRLFFVARTAALFGDGMIPVALTAGLLGAGRPPAAVGYALAAWMGPLAVFVLFGGVLADRFTPRRMMIIADALRLVGASALAVSFATGNPPLWAVYALSAVAGVGAALFQPGVASTVPRVAPDVQRGNAVLRVSEALMTMAGPAFAGVLVGLASAGAVYAANASTFLVSGLCLFLLRLAPAPSDDAPRGSFLAELADGWREFTARSWLWGVIAIWTVYGFAVLGPMLPLTAVEVTEAHGSGTYGALMAVNGAGSVVGGLLALRLRPRRPLAAGAVALTGVCVNLIVLGLGLPVPALGAGQFVAGAASAFWLVMWSTTVQTHVPPQALNRLHAYDVAGSLLMVAAGRALAGPVADRLGTAEVLIAGAVINMLAVGVLLAARPVRRLERIG; this is encoded by the coding sequence GTGTGCATTCCCACCACGGACCACAAGCGCACCCCGGGTGACCCGTCCCCTCTCGCGTCTTCTCTCCCGTTCCTGCCCGCGGAGCCCCCGCGGCTCTGGAACCGTAACTTCCGGTTGTTCTTCGTCGCCCGGACCGCGGCGCTGTTCGGGGACGGAATGATCCCCGTCGCCCTCACCGCGGGCCTGCTCGGGGCGGGGCGGCCCCCTGCGGCGGTCGGCTACGCGCTGGCTGCCTGGATGGGCCCGCTCGCGGTGTTCGTGCTCTTCGGTGGCGTCCTCGCGGACCGGTTCACCCCGCGCCGGATGATGATCATCGCCGACGCGCTGCGGCTGGTCGGCGCCTCGGCGCTCGCCGTCTCGTTCGCCACCGGCAACCCGCCGCTGTGGGCGGTGTACGCGCTGAGCGCGGTCGCGGGCGTCGGGGCGGCGCTGTTCCAGCCGGGCGTGGCGTCCACCGTGCCCAGGGTGGCGCCGGACGTCCAGCGCGGCAACGCCGTGCTGCGGGTCTCCGAGGCGCTGATGACCATGGCGGGCCCGGCCTTCGCGGGTGTGCTCGTCGGCCTGGCGAGCGCCGGGGCGGTCTACGCGGCCAACGCGTCCACGTTCCTGGTCTCCGGGCTCTGCCTCTTCCTGCTGCGTCTGGCCCCGGCCCCCTCGGACGACGCGCCGCGCGGCTCGTTCCTCGCGGAACTGGCGGACGGCTGGCGGGAGTTCACCGCGCGCAGCTGGCTGTGGGGCGTGATAGCCATCTGGACGGTGTACGGCTTCGCCGTGCTCGGCCCGATGCTGCCGCTCACCGCCGTCGAGGTCACCGAGGCGCACGGCTCGGGCACGTACGGCGCGCTGATGGCCGTGAACGGCGCCGGCAGCGTCGTGGGCGGCCTGCTCGCGCTGCGGCTGCGACCGCGCAGGCCCCTGGCGGCGGGGGCCGTCGCGCTGACCGGGGTGTGCGTGAACCTGATCGTGCTGGGGCTCGGGCTGCCCGTACCGGCCCTGGGGGCGGGGCAGTTCGTGGCGGGCGCGGCGTCCGCGTTCTGGCTGGTGATGTGGTCGACCACCGTCCAGACACACGTACCGCCGCAGGCGCTGAACCGGCTGCACGCCTACGACGTGGCCGGTTCGCTGCTGATGGTGGCGGCGGGCCGGGCGCTCGCGGGCCCCGTCGCGGACCGGCTGGGCACGGCCGAGGTGCTGATCGCCGGGGCGGTGATCAACATGCTGGCGGTGGGCGTCCTGCTGGCGGCCCGCCCGGTGCGCCGCCTGGAACGGATCGGCTGA
- a CDS encoding MFS transporter, whose translation MNPTTEGAAPAAAPTTAPAAPRRWRVHRAWIVAAVTFVTIIGGAAFNSLPGLLFDPLQDDFGWSRGQIGLAVSIDMALYGLTAPFAAALMDRFGIRRVVAVALSAVAAGALASVWMTAAWQLMLYWGVLVGLGTGSMALAFSATVTNRWFVARRGLVTGVLTAAGASGQLVFLPLCAWIVDRHGWRPASVTVALAALVVVPFVWLLMRDHPADVGLAPYGGEYVEKPAPARGAAGRAVRVLLDAARTGPFWLLAGSFAICGASTNGLIRTHFVPSAHDHHMPITAAASLLAVIGIFDIIGTVFSGWLTDRFDARRLLAVYYALRGVSLLFLPFLMQATVEPPMVFFIVFYGLDWVATVPPTLALCRERYGEDSAIVFGWVLASHQVGAALVAFLGGVARDYFGTYDVVWYAAGALCAAAALMVLVIRRTGEPVKAELAA comes from the coding sequence GTGAATCCGACAACCGAGGGCGCCGCCCCCGCAGCCGCGCCGACGACCGCCCCCGCCGCGCCCCGTCGGTGGCGTGTCCACCGGGCGTGGATCGTCGCCGCCGTCACCTTCGTGACGATCATCGGCGGCGCCGCCTTCAACTCCCTGCCCGGCCTCCTCTTCGACCCGCTCCAGGACGACTTCGGCTGGTCGCGCGGCCAGATCGGGCTCGCCGTCTCCATCGACATGGCGCTGTACGGCCTCACCGCGCCGTTCGCCGCCGCGCTGATGGACCGGTTCGGCATCCGCCGGGTGGTGGCCGTGGCGCTGAGCGCGGTCGCGGCCGGGGCGCTGGCGAGCGTGTGGATGACGGCCGCCTGGCAGCTGATGCTCTACTGGGGCGTCCTCGTCGGGCTCGGCACCGGTTCGATGGCGCTGGCCTTCTCCGCGACGGTCACCAACCGCTGGTTCGTGGCCCGGCGGGGCCTGGTCACCGGCGTCCTCACCGCGGCCGGTGCCTCGGGCCAGCTGGTCTTCCTGCCGCTGTGCGCCTGGATCGTGGACCGGCACGGCTGGCGCCCGGCCTCGGTGACCGTCGCCCTCGCCGCCCTCGTCGTCGTCCCGTTCGTCTGGCTCCTGATGCGCGACCACCCGGCCGACGTGGGGCTCGCCCCGTACGGCGGGGAGTATGTGGAGAAGCCGGCGCCCGCGCGCGGGGCGGCGGGCCGGGCCGTACGGGTCCTGCTCGACGCGGCCCGCACGGGACCGTTCTGGCTGCTCGCCGGGTCCTTCGCGATCTGCGGAGCCTCCACCAACGGCCTGATCCGTACGCACTTCGTGCCCTCGGCGCACGACCACCACATGCCCATCACCGCCGCCGCGTCGCTCCTCGCGGTCATCGGGATCTTCGACATCATCGGCACGGTCTTCTCGGGCTGGCTCACCGACCGCTTCGACGCCCGCCGGCTGCTGGCCGTCTACTACGCGCTGCGCGGCGTCTCGCTGCTCTTCCTGCCGTTCCTGATGCAGGCCACCGTCGAGCCGCCGATGGTCTTCTTCATCGTGTTCTACGGCCTGGACTGGGTCGCCACGGTCCCGCCGACCCTGGCCCTGTGCCGGGAGCGGTACGGGGAGGACAGCGCGATCGTCTTCGGCTGGGTCCTGGCCTCGCACCAGGTGGGCGCCGCGCTCGTCGCCTTCCTGGGCGGGGTGGCGCGCGACTACTTCGGCACGTACGACGTGGTCTGGTACGCGGCCGGAGCGCTGTGCGCGGCTGCGGCGCTGATGGTGCTGGTGATCCGCCGGACCGGGGAGCCGGTGAAGGCCGAACTCGCGGCGTGA
- a CDS encoding flavin reductase family protein, with translation MAATAVRYLRSVGAATAAAPGAVDPLPRPDLRAVAHDERPPVDPGAFRRVLGHFASGVTVVTAHGPDGPAGFACQSFASLSLDPPLVAFMVARTSTTWPRIARAGAFCVNILGADQGALCRGFAVSGADKFAGVGYAPAPATGSPLLDAVPAWVDCRIQAVHTGGDHLIVVGRVEALGATEGDEGPLLFHRGAFGHFES, from the coding sequence ATGGCCGCGACCGCCGTCCGCTACCTCAGGTCCGTCGGCGCCGCGACGGCCGCCGCACCGGGGGCGGTCGATCCACTGCCGCGCCCCGATCTGCGGGCCGTCGCCCACGACGAGCGGCCGCCCGTCGACCCGGGCGCGTTCCGCCGGGTGCTGGGGCACTTCGCCAGCGGGGTCACCGTCGTCACCGCCCACGGCCCCGACGGGCCGGCCGGCTTCGCCTGCCAGTCGTTCGCCTCGCTGTCGCTCGACCCGCCGCTCGTCGCGTTCATGGTCGCCCGTACGTCGACGACCTGGCCGCGCATCGCCCGTGCCGGGGCCTTCTGCGTCAACATCCTGGGCGCGGACCAGGGCGCGCTGTGCCGGGGGTTCGCGGTCAGCGGGGCCGACAAGTTCGCCGGGGTGGGGTACGCCCCCGCCCCGGCGACCGGTTCACCGCTGCTCGACGCCGTGCCCGCCTGGGTCGACTGCCGCATCCAGGCCGTTCACACGGGCGGTGACCACCTCATCGTGGTGGGCCGGGTGGAGGCGCTGGGGGCGACGGAGGGCGACGAGGGGCCCCTCCTCTTCCACCGGGGGGCGTTCGGGCACTTCGAGAGCTGA
- a CDS encoding enoyl-CoA hydratase/isomerase family protein: MSSSPILHATDSGVSWITLNRPEAMNAVTWDQRERVIALLADASADPAVRAVVLTATGRGFCAGADLRGAPATGDRAPGDVARTIRLGAQRLITAVLDCEKPVLAAVNGTAAGIGAHLAFACDLVLAAESAKFIEVFVRRGLVPDGGGAYLLPRLVGPQRAKELMFFGDALPAAEAERLGLVNRTVPDEELAATARTWAERLAAGPTRSIALTKQLVNASLDTDRATAFAAEAMAQEINMTTHDAQEGVASFVERRKPTYRGV; this comes from the coding sequence ATGTCGTCCTCCCCGATACTCCACGCCACGGACAGCGGGGTCTCGTGGATCACCCTCAACCGCCCCGAAGCGATGAACGCCGTCACCTGGGACCAGCGCGAACGCGTCATCGCGCTGCTCGCGGACGCCTCCGCCGACCCCGCCGTCCGGGCCGTCGTCCTCACGGCCACCGGCCGCGGCTTCTGCGCGGGCGCCGACCTGCGCGGCGCCCCGGCCACCGGCGACCGGGCGCCGGGCGATGTGGCCCGCACGATCAGGCTCGGCGCGCAACGGCTGATCACGGCGGTCCTGGACTGCGAGAAACCGGTCCTGGCGGCGGTCAACGGCACCGCGGCCGGCATCGGCGCCCACCTCGCGTTCGCCTGCGATCTGGTCCTGGCCGCCGAATCGGCCAAGTTCATCGAGGTGTTCGTCCGCCGCGGCCTCGTACCCGACGGCGGCGGGGCGTATCTGCTGCCCCGGCTGGTCGGGCCGCAGCGCGCCAAGGAGCTGATGTTCTTCGGCGACGCGCTCCCGGCGGCCGAGGCGGAACGCCTGGGCCTGGTCAACCGGACCGTCCCGGACGAGGAACTGGCCGCGACCGCACGCACCTGGGCGGAACGGCTCGCCGCGGGCCCGACCCGCTCGATCGCCCTCACCAAGCAGCTCGTCAACGCCTCCCTGGACACCGACCGCGCCACGGCGTTCGCCGCCGAGGCCATGGCCCAGGAGATCAACATGACCACCCACGACGCCCAGGAGGGCGTGGCGAGCTTCGTGGAGCGCCGGAAGCCGACGTACCGGGGGGTGTGA